The proteins below are encoded in one region of Sulfolobus sp. A20:
- a CDS encoding ABC transporter ATP-binding protein, translating to MEYCIELEGVTKSFTKIKALDELSFKVPCGESFALLGPNGAGKSTTLRILSGLLKPDSGKVMVCNSTPDLAGDCIGYLPEDALPFLNLTVKENLEYIALLRGVRDYKSRIVELASFLHLEDLDKPAGSLSRGNRQKLAIAMTLIHRPRVLLLDEPLNYLDLPTQEEVIKYLRGLNSTMLVSTHIMSIAERLTSYVIIINKGRVIWEGRMDDLKKLSKNEERLEEVVARIMGGKI from the coding sequence GTGGAGTATTGCATAGAATTAGAAGGAGTAACTAAGAGTTTCACTAAAATAAAGGCTCTCGATGAGCTAAGCTTCAAAGTACCTTGTGGAGAATCCTTTGCTCTCTTAGGTCCTAATGGAGCTGGGAAGTCTACAACGCTTAGAATACTATCTGGCTTGTTGAAGCCCGATTCGGGAAAAGTAATGGTTTGTAATTCCACTCCGGATTTGGCAGGGGACTGTATTGGATATTTACCAGAGGACGCCTTACCTTTCTTAAACTTAACAGTAAAGGAGAACTTAGAATACATAGCATTGTTGAGGGGAGTAAGGGATTATAAGAGTAGAATAGTTGAACTAGCTTCCTTTCTTCATTTAGAGGATTTAGATAAGCCAGCAGGATCCCTGTCCAGAGGTAATAGACAGAAATTAGCAATTGCGATGACTTTAATTCACAGACCAAGAGTTTTGCTCCTAGACGAACCACTGAATTACCTAGACCTACCAACACAAGAAGAAGTGATCAAGTACTTGAGAGGATTGAACTCCACTATGCTCGTCTCTACACACATAATGTCTATTGCAGAGAGGCTTACGTCGTACGTCATTATAATTAATAAGGGAAGAGTTATTTGGGAGGGTAGAATGGATGATCTGAAAAAACTCTCTAAAAACGAGGAGAGATTGGAAGAAGTAGTAGCAAGAATTATGGGTGGGAAAATTTGA
- the hypF gene encoding carbamoyltransferase HypF — MSSKSTRINSYKIIVTGIVQGVGFRPFVYRIAMRSGLKGYVKNLGGSEVEIRVEGSQERIGDFMNSLFKEIPKPARIEKIIINEDQFVGFDNFSIVPSGKSKKEPSQIPPDFAVCDDCLKEVLDKDNRRHRYPFNSCAYCGPRFSMMYDIPYDRENTSMREFPLCELCNKEYQDPTDERRFDAQGISCPSCGPRLFLETIDGERVDTQDPIGLTAKLLSEGYIIAVKGIGGFHIAADPFNDDTVLKLRERKNRPQQPFAVMGLNVDIIKNYAYISRLEEEILTSPERPVVLLRKREENYELSKYISPGLDREGFFLFYTPLHYLVLDSFSKHLLIMTSGNKHGFPMCIEEECVRQKLKGVVDYLLYHNRKIVNRVDDSVVRVSNNRVLLLRRSRGYAPLWIRLNRKLNNHVIAVGAELQNVGGVGFDNKALLTQYIGDTDEIETLQDLDKYLEFFIKIYSVKPKLVIADKNPAYQSTYLAEKIAERYNADFIQVQHHYAHILSVASEHGYEEGVGIAIDGVGYGDDGNAWGGEVIRFSGEKYERKYHLKYVPYIGGDINAIRPNRMLALFLSSFMRWDEIKSFVKLNEMEYTLLEKSTKRSGIMTSSTGRVLDAVSAFLGVCNLRTYEGEPAIKLEAYARGGRLLDLEIPIEGEEINTIKIFEWLIENRGKYRGNDIAYTVQYRLGEALIKAALKANPTDRILVSGGAAVNEYILKGMIDNSEGLEIVTPKRVPAGDGGIALGQIYYATFST, encoded by the coding sequence ATGTCCAGTAAAAGTACTCGTATTAACTCTTATAAGATAATAGTAACTGGCATTGTACAAGGTGTAGGCTTTAGACCATTCGTGTATAGAATAGCTATGAGGTCTGGACTTAAGGGTTACGTTAAGAATCTTGGTGGGAGTGAGGTGGAAATAAGAGTTGAGGGGAGTCAAGAGCGGATAGGGGACTTCATGAACTCACTTTTTAAGGAAATACCTAAACCAGCTAGAATAGAAAAAATAATAATAAATGAAGATCAATTTGTAGGATTTGACAACTTTAGTATAGTTCCAAGTGGAAAATCTAAGAAAGAACCTAGTCAAATTCCTCCAGATTTCGCGGTATGTGATGATTGTTTAAAGGAAGTCCTAGACAAGGATAATAGAAGGCATCGTTATCCTTTTAACAGCTGTGCTTACTGTGGTCCCAGATTTTCAATGATGTACGATATACCATATGATCGAGAAAATACTTCTATGCGTGAATTTCCATTATGTGAACTCTGTAATAAAGAATATCAAGACCCAACAGATGAGAGAAGATTTGACGCACAAGGAATTAGTTGCCCATCGTGTGGACCAAGGCTATTTCTAGAAACTATAGATGGTGAGAGAGTAGATACTCAAGATCCAATAGGACTTACAGCTAAGTTGTTATCAGAGGGATATATAATAGCTGTTAAGGGTATAGGTGGATTCCATATAGCTGCTGATCCTTTCAATGACGACACAGTTTTAAAGTTAAGGGAGAGAAAAAATAGACCCCAACAACCATTTGCCGTTATGGGCCTTAACGTGGACATAATTAAAAATTATGCTTACATATCTAGATTAGAGGAGGAAATTCTAACTTCTCCGGAAAGACCAGTAGTATTGCTAAGAAAAAGGGAGGAAAATTACGAATTATCTAAATACATCTCTCCAGGGTTGGATAGGGAAGGATTCTTTCTATTCTATACCCCATTACATTACTTGGTACTAGACTCCTTTTCCAAGCACTTACTTATCATGACCAGTGGTAACAAACACGGTTTTCCCATGTGTATAGAAGAGGAATGTGTTAGGCAGAAGCTTAAAGGTGTAGTAGACTATCTTCTTTACCACAATAGGAAAATCGTCAATAGGGTAGATGATAGTGTGGTCAGAGTATCTAATAACAGAGTACTCCTGTTGAGGCGTAGTAGAGGTTATGCTCCATTATGGATAAGGTTAAATAGGAAATTGAATAATCACGTTATTGCAGTAGGTGCTGAACTACAGAACGTAGGAGGAGTTGGATTTGATAACAAGGCGCTTCTGACACAATACATTGGAGATACCGATGAAATAGAAACGTTGCAAGACTTAGATAAATACTTAGAGTTTTTCATAAAAATTTACTCTGTAAAACCTAAACTCGTAATTGCAGATAAGAATCCAGCATATCAAAGTACGTACTTGGCTGAGAAGATTGCTGAAAGATATAACGCAGACTTTATTCAAGTTCAGCACCATTATGCTCACATTTTAAGTGTAGCCTCAGAACATGGATATGAGGAAGGGGTGGGAATTGCAATTGATGGTGTAGGTTATGGTGATGACGGGAATGCGTGGGGTGGTGAGGTGATAAGGTTCAGTGGGGAGAAGTATGAGAGAAAATATCATTTAAAATACGTTCCCTATATCGGTGGAGACATTAATGCCATAAGACCTAACAGGATGTTAGCCTTATTCTTGTCATCCTTTATGAGATGGGATGAGATTAAAAGTTTCGTAAAGCTCAACGAAATGGAATATACTTTATTAGAAAAGAGCACAAAAAGAAGTGGAATAATGACTTCCAGTACGGGTAGAGTTCTTGACGCAGTTTCAGCTTTCTTAGGCGTTTGTAATCTTAGGACGTATGAAGGAGAACCTGCGATTAAATTAGAGGCTTATGCTAGAGGAGGGAGACTACTAGATCTAGAAATTCCTATAGAGGGAGAAGAGATAAATACTATAAAAATATTTGAATGGCTTATAGAGAATAGGGGAAAATATAGGGGAAATGATATAGCTTATACTGTACAATATAGGCTTGGAGAGGCGTTGATAAAAGCTGCATTAAAGGCTAATCCTACCGATAGGATTTTAGTTTCCGGTGGTGCTGCCGTAAATGAGTATATATTAAAGGGGATGATTGATAATTCAGAAGGACTAGAAATAGTGACTCCTAAGAGAGTTCCAGCAGGTGATGGAGGTATTGCTTTAGGTCAAATTTATTACGCTACCTTTTCAACTTAA
- a CDS encoding hydrogenase: MKNLLWLQGGACGGNTLSFLNAESPDILEFFEAYSVKLLWHPSLSLESGNKVKEILNEIVNGKIHLDVLVFEGTVVLGPNGTGKYNLFAGKPMKDWVREIANIADYVVAVGDCASFGGVPASTPNPSESVGLQFRNKEFGGFLGREYRSRKGLPVINVSGCPAHPEWIMTTLSMILKGKINEDSLDEYNRLKIIYSTTTQFGCPRNIYFSYKVGLKEFGHKEGCLYFNLGCKGSFTRSPCNLILWNNQSSKTRVGTPCFGCTEFDFPTFNFFKTEKNKAELPKQLPLGVSRGSYTMLSAIARSAAPNFLLRPLVKKEEKVDWID, from the coding sequence ATGAAAAACTTACTGTGGTTGCAAGGAGGTGCTTGTGGAGGTAACACTTTATCTTTTCTTAATGCCGAGAGCCCGGATATTCTAGAGTTCTTTGAGGCTTATAGCGTTAAATTGCTCTGGCATCCCTCTCTCTCATTAGAAAGCGGAAACAAGGTAAAGGAAATATTAAATGAAATCGTCAATGGAAAAATTCATCTCGACGTTTTAGTATTTGAGGGTACGGTGGTTTTAGGGCCTAATGGAACTGGAAAGTATAATCTCTTCGCGGGGAAGCCTATGAAAGATTGGGTACGTGAAATAGCTAACATAGCTGATTATGTAGTAGCAGTGGGAGACTGTGCTAGTTTCGGCGGTGTTCCAGCTTCAACCCCTAATCCTTCAGAGTCAGTAGGTCTGCAATTTCGCAATAAAGAGTTTGGCGGTTTTTTAGGAAGAGAGTATAGAAGTAGAAAGGGTCTTCCAGTTATAAATGTTTCAGGCTGTCCTGCGCACCCTGAGTGGATAATGACTACACTATCAATGATTCTTAAGGGAAAAATAAACGAGGACTCTTTAGATGAGTATAATAGGTTAAAGATCATATACTCTACAACTACACAGTTTGGATGTCCTAGAAACATTTATTTCTCGTATAAGGTTGGCTTGAAGGAGTTTGGACATAAGGAAGGTTGTTTATATTTTAACCTAGGATGTAAAGGCTCATTTACTAGAAGTCCATGTAACTTAATACTTTGGAACAACCAGAGTAGTAAGACTAGAGTTGGAACTCCTTGCTTTGGTTGCACTGAATTTGATTTCCCAACTTTTAATTTCTTTAAGACGGAGAAGAATAAGGCTGAGTTGCCTAAGCAGTTACCATTAGGGGTTAGTAGGGGAAGTTATACCATGTTATCAGCAATAGCTAGATCAGCAGCACCTAATTTCTTATTGAGACCGTTAGTGAAGAAGGAGGAAAAGGTGGATTGGATTGACTAA
- a CDS encoding nickel-dependent hydrogenase large subunit: MTNITISPFNRVEGDLDVEVKYEKNKVVDVKFISRLFRGLEIILRNKDPWDALVITPRVCGICGGSHLYSSASALDMIYNAEVPKNAVKIRNVLAMAETCQNDIRHTYLMFLIDSTNRLYEKYEFYPEILKRWTPLVGSSYKEAIRWSKKYTEIYAIFGGQWPHGSAIIPGGVTTDPYPNEINKALGILKNITSNYLEKVILGGDLDQFLNTVKSVKDLDQWSEDFPESDLGKIWRFGNELGWHKLGFGSGIMLSYGHFPKDEYVKEVDREKDLIFRAGIYIVNKGELVRFDQKNIMEFINKSYYKYTKGDTIGLHPFEGETNPNMSGDKGKYTLTKCFRYNLNGELITPEVGALAMLTVGQNPLILDIVNKLGPSVLARVIARIVRVSIYHKLIEDELEAFEFGKPTYKKPNEEKEGKGYGLVEAPRGALGHWISVKDGKIYNYQMVTPTEINMGPEDPSNNKSHVAKALIGTEVVDVSNPVEVYHIIRSHDACMVCNVH; encoded by the coding sequence TTGACTAATATAACGATAAGTCCATTTAATAGGGTTGAAGGCGATTTAGATGTAGAAGTTAAATATGAGAAAAATAAGGTCGTTGACGTGAAATTCATCTCAAGATTGTTTAGAGGGTTAGAAATAATATTGAGAAATAAGGATCCGTGGGATGCTTTAGTAATAACGCCTAGGGTATGTGGAATATGTGGAGGATCGCATCTATACTCATCAGCGTCAGCATTAGATATGATATATAATGCTGAAGTCCCTAAAAATGCGGTAAAAATTAGGAACGTATTGGCAATGGCTGAAACGTGTCAAAATGATATTAGGCACACGTATTTAATGTTCTTGATAGACTCTACCAATAGGCTATATGAAAAGTATGAATTTTACCCAGAAATTTTAAAGAGATGGACTCCATTAGTTGGAAGTTCTTATAAGGAGGCAATAAGATGGAGTAAAAAATATACTGAAATTTACGCCATTTTCGGCGGACAATGGCCACACGGTTCAGCAATCATTCCGGGCGGGGTCACTACAGATCCCTATCCTAATGAGATCAATAAGGCTTTGGGTATATTAAAAAATATAACGTCAAATTACTTAGAGAAAGTTATCTTAGGTGGAGATCTTGATCAGTTCTTAAATACCGTAAAAAGTGTTAAGGATTTAGATCAGTGGTCTGAGGATTTCCCGGAAAGTGATCTGGGAAAAATTTGGAGGTTTGGAAATGAATTAGGATGGCATAAGTTAGGCTTCGGTTCTGGGATTATGTTAAGTTATGGTCACTTTCCTAAAGATGAATACGTTAAGGAGGTTGATAGGGAAAAGGATTTGATCTTTAGAGCAGGAATTTATATAGTGAATAAAGGTGAATTGGTAAGGTTCGATCAGAAGAATATTATGGAGTTCATTAATAAATCGTATTATAAGTACACTAAAGGGGATACGATTGGTCTTCATCCCTTCGAAGGAGAGACCAACCCAAACATGAGTGGTGATAAGGGGAAATATACTTTAACAAAATGTTTTAGATATAATCTTAATGGAGAGTTAATAACACCGGAAGTCGGCGCTCTGGCTATGCTAACAGTAGGACAAAATCCTTTAATTTTAGATATAGTTAATAAGTTAGGTCCTAGTGTTTTAGCTAGGGTTATAGCAAGAATCGTTAGAGTTTCAATTTATCATAAGCTAATCGAGGATGAATTAGAAGCCTTTGAGTTTGGAAAGCCAACTTATAAGAAACCTAATGAAGAAAAAGAGGGAAAGGGTTATGGCTTAGTTGAGGCACCTAGAGGTGCTCTAGGTCATTGGATTAGCGTTAAAGATGGAAAAATATACAATTATCAAATGGTTACACCAACAGAAATAAATATGGGACCAGAAGATCCTTCAAATAATAAGAGTCACGTAGCCAAAGCCTTAATAGGGACTGAGGTAGTTGATGTAAGTAATCCTGTAGAGGTTTATCATATTATAAGATCTCATGACGCATGTATGGTGTGTAACGTACATTAA
- a CDS encoding helix-turn-helix domain-containing protein: MAQVNQCCIRDQDLCLPYSSKLFELITKKYTYAILVLLDKYGKLRFNEIQRKIDGMTQRILSIRLKELEDVNLVKREVVSEEPIKVYYYLTTEGKAVKNAMQILITVINLIDKDKNAYMC; this comes from the coding sequence ATGGCTCAAGTAAATCAATGTTGCATAAGGGATCAAGACTTATGTCTTCCATATTCTTCGAAACTTTTTGAGCTAATAACTAAAAAGTATACCTATGCTATACTTGTCTTGCTTGACAAATACGGAAAGCTTAGGTTTAATGAAATACAGAGGAAAATTGATGGTATGACTCAAAGGATTCTATCAATCAGACTTAAGGAACTGGAGGACGTTAACCTAGTTAAACGTGAAGTAGTTTCAGAAGAGCCTATAAAAGTATATTATTATCTGACCACTGAAGGTAAGGCTGTTAAAAATGCTATGCAAATACTCATCACGGTTATAAATTTAATAGATAAGGATAAGAACGCTTATATGTGCTAG
- a CDS encoding nickel-dependent hydrogenase large subunit yields the protein MISPEIEVINLDVFTSDGKVIKAKSSGNVLRGFEKAFIGKEALKLYEILPRLLATCSQSHIYAYVSPFLENKQIIEIMVMLEIVESHLRHPYAYWFPHLKLGVEYDFPSGDKFRKVSYYSRKIREIMERIGGKWPHTKYLSEKVNVPFKGEDLKEVVNFVENEILGMPLGDFLEVNDLDEIRKGDVGLLVDKAYESIFWNNGVNNYITVGFPFGTNFEVSKLKDEGLRVTYDSKPVEVGPLAQALTFDGLVRKYHEKFGPSPLLREISRLKIIAKLLILLYHNADLISSTLRIPDGEYMGLVESIRGSLLHTFKIDNGKIENYNILQPTTIIASPGGVLERSVIGIPIDGIPLAVSSLDTCFVTKVNIYDENNRLIGSKRIGGFC from the coding sequence ATGATATCTCCAGAAATAGAAGTCATCAATTTAGACGTTTTTACAAGTGATGGTAAGGTGATAAAGGCAAAATCTAGCGGAAACGTTTTGAGAGGATTTGAGAAAGCGTTTATAGGAAAAGAAGCTTTGAAACTTTATGAAATATTGCCTAGATTATTAGCAACTTGTAGTCAATCACACATTTACGCTTACGTTTCACCTTTTCTAGAAAACAAGCAGATAATTGAAATAATGGTAATGCTAGAGATAGTCGAAAGTCATCTAAGACATCCTTATGCCTATTGGTTTCCTCATTTAAAATTAGGTGTCGAATACGACTTTCCGTCTGGTGATAAATTTAGGAAGGTAAGTTATTACTCTAGAAAGATAAGAGAAATAATGGAGAGAATTGGAGGCAAATGGCCCCATACTAAATATTTAAGTGAAAAAGTTAACGTCCCATTTAAAGGAGAGGATCTAAAGGAAGTTGTCAATTTCGTCGAAAACGAAATACTAGGAATGCCCCTAGGTGATTTCCTAGAAGTAAATGACTTAGACGAAATAAGGAAAGGTGACGTAGGTTTACTAGTTGATAAAGCTTATGAATCAATTTTTTGGAATAATGGCGTCAATAACTATATTACAGTAGGATTTCCATTTGGTACCAATTTCGAGGTTAGTAAATTAAAAGATGAGGGGTTAAGAGTAACATATGATAGTAAACCAGTTGAAGTAGGACCTTTAGCTCAAGCTTTAACCTTTGATGGATTGGTGAGAAAGTATCACGAAAAATTTGGTCCATCTCCCCTATTGAGAGAAATATCGAGGCTTAAGATAATTGCCAAACTACTTATACTTCTTTATCATAACGCTGATTTAATTTCGTCAACTTTAAGAATTCCAGATGGAGAGTATATGGGACTTGTAGAATCGATAAGAGGGTCTTTACTTCATACTTTCAAAATAGATAATGGTAAGATCGAGAATTATAACATTCTACAGCCTACTACAATTATAGCCTCGCCGGGAGGAGTACTAGAGAGGAGTGTAATAGGAATACCAATAGATGGAATACCATTAGCCGTTTCATCATTAGATACATGTTTTGTAACTAAGGTTAATATTTATGACGAGAATAATAGATTAATAGGAAGTAAGAGGATAGGTGGATTCTGCTAA
- a CDS encoding HypC/HybG/HupF family hydrogenase formation chaperone, translating to MCLSLPAVVVQSEGMVVFVDYGNGNIQPVINTEVDVKPGDKVIVSYGMIISKISEEEFKELQQIQKEMVNYFEQL from the coding sequence ATGTGTTTAAGCTTACCAGCTGTTGTGGTTCAGAGCGAGGGAATGGTGGTATTTGTTGATTACGGTAATGGCAATATTCAACCAGTTATAAATACTGAAGTTGACGTTAAGCCTGGTGATAAGGTTATTGTGAGTTATGGGATGATAATTAGTAAGATAAGTGAGGAGGAATTTAAAGAGTTACAACAAATTCAGAAAGAGATGGTGAATTATTTTGAGCAACTATGA
- a CDS encoding HypC/HybG/HupF family hydrogenase formation chaperone: MSNYDPYDMAHVGKIIEIVGDEAKVDFKGVMRKVNISLVNAKVGDYVLVHAGYAIKVLNDKEIEEDLRSKIKSLLSD, translated from the coding sequence TTGAGCAACTATGATCCCTATGATATGGCACACGTTGGTAAAATAATTGAAATTGTCGGTGACGAGGCTAAAGTGGATTTTAAGGGAGTAATGAGAAAGGTAAATATTTCATTAGTTAACGCTAAGGTAGGGGATTACGTTTTGGTTCACGCGGGTTATGCTATAAAAGTATTAAATGATAAGGAGATTGAGGAAGATTTAAGGAGCAAAATTAAGAGCTTACTTTCTGACTAA
- a CDS encoding class II aldolase/adducin family protein yields the protein MEIVYMIGNTYCKLCQTSEEQLKQELVNTVKAFYYKGLVTNAGGNQSARLPGSNKIWITPSGYPRMSLAANDLIAVDLEGNVIEGDLKPSIETYAHLAIYKNRPDVNAVIHAHAPYVMGATLSGFLEITHGEAAAILGDVKIVPYSHPGTKELAKLIGEAFRGEGMKVPRVVITLNHGAFSAGACIHEARAFMEILDEWARFNVASKALGGIKYKLTLIDLRKPGAGYIRAVKFGGRQGKLS from the coding sequence ATGGAAATAGTTTACATGATTGGCAATACATATTGTAAGCTCTGTCAAACTAGTGAAGAACAATTAAAACAAGAATTAGTTAATACGGTGAAAGCTTTTTACTATAAAGGCTTAGTGACTAATGCTGGTGGAAACCAAAGTGCTAGATTACCGGGGTCTAATAAGATTTGGATTACCCCTTCAGGTTATCCTAGGATGAGTTTAGCAGCAAATGATTTAATTGCAGTAGACTTGGAAGGTAATGTTATTGAGGGCGATTTAAAACCGTCAATAGAAACTTATGCTCACCTAGCTATATATAAGAACAGACCAGATGTTAATGCAGTGATTCACGCTCACGCCCCTTACGTTATGGGAGCCACTTTATCTGGATTTTTAGAGATTACACATGGTGAAGCTGCAGCAATATTAGGTGACGTTAAAATAGTACCCTATTCTCACCCAGGCACTAAGGAACTAGCTAAATTGATAGGCGAAGCGTTTAGAGGAGAAGGAATGAAAGTGCCTAGAGTTGTAATAACTCTAAATCATGGAGCTTTTTCAGCTGGTGCTTGCATTCACGAAGCTAGGGCATTCATGGAGATATTGGACGAATGGGCTAGATTTAATGTAGCTTCAAAGGCTTTAGGGGGTATAAAATACAAATTAACCTTAATAGACTTGAGAAAACCTGGTGCTGGATACATTAGGGCGGTAAAATTTGGCGGAAGACAAGGAAAGCTGTCTTAA
- the hypD gene encoding hydrogenase formation protein HypD: MSERLPQILKYYRNSELAKVLAEKINQLAKKIEENIQIMHVCGSHEWTITHYGIRTLLPDNVQIRAGPGCPVCITPATDIDDAVKLSLDGVTVVTYGDMSRSKGTKMSLQDAKALGADVRIVYGVQDVITMARKEPNKEFLFFAVGMDTTAPATAFEILKGIPPNVSFLVSYRYTPSIQGSVMESNVLGIDAFISAGHSATITGMKPYYEYFLRTKKPVVFSGFEPIDVLLSIYMLLKQIYEGKPKMENEYTRSVTWEGNIKAQEVMEKVFDLEDGYVRGVAVFPKAGFRIKDEFRHIDAREKYGLRKGISTQDEYVTGARCGEVVMGLIDPPECPLYMKSCTPEDPKGAPMVSQEGTCWIWAHHKIINAVPRCKR; encoded by the coding sequence ATGAGTGAGAGACTACCCCAAATTTTAAAGTACTATAGAAATTCAGAATTAGCTAAGGTATTAGCTGAGAAGATTAACCAGTTAGCGAAGAAGATTGAAGAAAACATCCAAATTATGCACGTTTGTGGCTCACATGAGTGGACCATAACACATTATGGGATTAGAACGCTTTTGCCAGATAACGTACAAATTAGGGCTGGACCAGGATGTCCGGTATGTATAACGCCAGCAACTGATATTGATGATGCTGTGAAGTTATCATTAGATGGAGTAACAGTTGTAACTTATGGAGATATGAGTAGGTCAAAGGGCACGAAGATGAGTTTACAAGACGCAAAAGCTTTAGGAGCTGATGTCAGAATCGTTTATGGAGTTCAAGACGTTATAACTATGGCTAGAAAAGAGCCGAATAAAGAATTTCTATTCTTCGCAGTAGGAATGGACACTACAGCCCCAGCTACGGCGTTTGAAATACTTAAAGGGATTCCTCCAAATGTGAGCTTTTTAGTTAGTTATAGATACACTCCATCTATACAAGGGTCAGTAATGGAGTCTAACGTTTTAGGAATAGATGCGTTCATTTCTGCTGGGCACTCAGCAACTATAACCGGGATGAAGCCTTATTATGAATATTTTCTGAGAACCAAAAAGCCGGTTGTGTTTTCAGGTTTTGAGCCAATAGACGTTCTATTATCAATTTATATGTTATTGAAGCAAATTTATGAAGGTAAGCCGAAGATGGAGAACGAGTATACGAGATCTGTTACTTGGGAGGGTAATATTAAAGCTCAAGAGGTAATGGAAAAAGTATTTGATTTAGAGGACGGTTATGTTAGAGGAGTTGCAGTCTTTCCTAAGGCTGGTTTTAGAATAAAAGACGAGTTTAGGCATATTGACGCTAGAGAAAAATATGGCTTAAGGAAGGGAATATCTACACAAGACGAATACGTAACCGGCGCTAGATGTGGTGAAGTGGTTATGGGTCTAATTGATCCTCCAGAGTGCCCGCTATACATGAAGAGTTGTACTCCAGAAGATCCTAAGGGAGCTCCTATGGTATCCCAAGAGGGTACGTGCTGGATATGGGCCCATCATAAGATAATTAATGCAGTACCTAGATGTAAGAGGTGA
- a CDS encoding HypC/HybG/HupF family hydrogenase formation chaperone translates to MCVAYPGKVIEINGDFAKVDFGFGTIKDNVLISLVNAKIGDYVLVHAGYAIQVVDEEEAKKTIQMWEEMTKGLNEEQRRRDLYEAIGGGVNE, encoded by the coding sequence ATGTGCGTAGCATACCCTGGAAAAGTAATCGAAATAAATGGGGATTTCGCTAAGGTCGATTTCGGCTTCGGAACAATTAAGGATAATGTATTAATCTCTTTAGTTAACGCTAAGATAGGAGACTACGTTTTAGTCCATGCAGGTTATGCAATACAAGTAGTTGATGAAGAAGAAGCTAAGAAAACTATTCAAATGTGGGAGGAGATGACTAAAGGATTAAATGAAGAACAGAGGAGGAGAGATCTATATGAGGCAATAGGGGGTGGGGTAAATGAGTGA